The genome window TGACGTTGCGCTCACGGACAAAGCTGCCCGCCCTAGCAGAAGATAATTTAAGGAAAAAAAATGATGAAGCTCGATTTTTATCAACCCGGAGTGACACTACCGCAGCGCTTGCCTTTACAGCGTTGGTCTAGCAAGCCTGAAGTGAACACCGTGAAGTCAGAATGCTCGTCTTCCACTTGGGTAAAACTTCAAGAATGCCCTAGTCCCTATAGCCATGACGAAGCGTTGTTATTGTGCCAGCACTCAGACAGCGAATGGATGGCTTGGGTTCCAGGCTACGGCGAAATAGTCCTCCATCGGTCTCAATTTAGTGAAATTGAATGAAGTGGCTGTGAGTGAGTCTAAGTGTGAAAACGGTCTTGTGCCACAGACAAGACCGTTCTTTGTGGAGTTAGCGCCCAGAATTGGAGCAAAAGCTTAAAGTTGTTGGGCCAGGTGAAATTAAGCATTGGTGATAATTCTTACACCTTGGGTGTCCAGCGAGAGCGATCGCACTTGGGCGGCAATTCCCTCTTCCTTCCAAGCCGCTGCCATAGCGGTGGCAACCGTTGGGGCAGATTCGATATCGACGACAGCCAAGAGGGTAGGGCCGGCACCACTAATCACCATGCCATAAGCCCCAGCGGCTAAAGCGGCATACTGGACGGCATCATAGCCGGGAATTAACGCTTTACGATAAGGTTGATGGATGCGATCGTGAAGAGCCACTTGCAACCAATCGCCTCGCCCCGTCTCCAATCCCCGCAGCAGTAAACCCAGATGCGCTGTATTAAAAATCGCATCGGCACGGCTGTAATCGGATGGCAATACCCGACGCGCCTGTGCCGTAGAGAGTTCAAAATCTGGAATCGCCACCACCGGCACCAGATTGGAGTGCCAGGGAATGTCACAAATCTCCCATTCCTTCATCGCTTCTTTCCCCTCAGCGGCAAGACAGCATCCTCCGAGGAAGGCAGGGACGGCATTATCTGGGTGTCCTTCCATGGCGATCGCTAATTGCATCACTTCCATTTGTTCCAGAGGTTCCCCAGCCAGTTGGTTAGCCGCGACTAACCCCGCCACAATTGCCGTGGCTGAACTTCCCAATCCCCGCGCCAGTGGAACACCCAGCTCAATTTCGATGGTTACAGGTGGGGGGGTTTGACCCAAGTGCTGATAAAACTGGATCAATGATTGGTAAACCAGGTTATTCTCATCCGTAATGACTCGCTCTTGCTCAGCACCTGTAACGGTAATTCGAGGTGTTGCACCACTCACTTCACCGCCTGCATCGAGGCGGGTGAATTTGAATTGGTTATACAGTGTCAATGCTGCCCCAATACAGTCAAATCCTGGCCCCAGGTTAGAGGTTGTGGCGGGAACGGTAACGGAGACAGAAGAGACAAGGGACATAATGGATTCCAATACCTAGGAGTGAGTCAACAATCCCTGAGAATACCATTATGTGGAGTTAAAGTTGATCAGGAGGAGAGTCTGGACTCACATCTTGGCTAGTGCCCTTGATGTGGCGTTCGTACCAATTGATCAAAGGTGTGGCACTAATACCATGCAAAATTACGGAAATGACGATGGTAATGTAAGTAATCCAAGCAATCCGTTCTCCCAGTTCTCCTTCTAAACCTTTACCAAATACATAGGTCAAATAATACAGAGAACCGACGCCACGAATTCCAAACCATCCAAATAGCCAACGGGTTGGGGGTGGGATGCGACTGCCCAGCATACTAATCCACACACCCACGGGTCGAATCACAAACAGTACTAAGCCAGCCACTAATAGGGCTTCACCCGCATACTTAATCATAGGGGCAATCAGCAGCAGAGAACCCAAAATCAAAATGGTTCCTACCTCTAATAGCTTTTCAACTCGCTCCGTAAATTCCAATTGAGCAATGCGCTTTTTGGGGTTGTGGTAATAACTCGCTTGAACAGTTACTCCGGCTACAAAAACGGCCAGAAATCCATAACCGTTGACTAATTCGGTTAAGGAGTAAGTGAGCAAAATCGTACTGAGGGCAACAAAATCCTCCATCAAATTATCAACTTCTCGGAAGCGTTGGACTTGTTGGTCAATCCAGACAACCGCTTTGGCCACTAGAATTCCCATTACAATACCCGCTGCGATCGCCCAAACCAAATCAATCGCTACCCATTGTTTAAACCAATTGTCCCAGTTGCTATCTTTGAGCCAAAAAACCCCAAAATAGACAAAGGGGAACGCCAACGCATCATTTAAACCCCCTTCCGAAGTCAGCCCAAATCGCAATTCATCTTTATCTTCCACATTGGCAAGCTGTACTTCGGAAGCTAAAACCGGGTCAGTGGGTGCTAGAATCGCTCCCAGCAAAACGGCAGCTCCCCAGTCGAAACCCAACACCCAATGACAGATGGCAGCAAGGGCGAAAATCGAAATCGGCATCAAAAACCCAATCAGCCGCGCTGTAGTCTGCCATGCCCAGAATTTTAGGGGGCGATTCATCTTGAGACCACAGCCAAAGACTGAGATAATCACCACTAATTCTGTCAGACGTTCCAAAAATTCAGCATCAGGGCGTAATTGAATCAGTTTAACGCCGTAGGGGCCGAGGCTAATTCCAACTACCAAGTAGATTAGAGCATAGGACAAAGGTAAACGAGAAATCCAACCAGAGCCTAAAGTGACCCCAAGCAAGAGTAGGCCAATAACCAGCAAATCAAGAATATAAATATTCACAAGTTTGAGATGGGAAATTCAGGGGCCGCAGGGCTGATTGCCTAGGCGCTGATGGGCATTCCCTCGTGAGCTTATCGACTGGGCTGATGACTCTACATCAGCTTACAGTTAGATTTCTTAACAAGGCGTTTTGGTATAAGCGGCAACTTTTTGCTAATGCAGTCGTTTGGACGGTAGGACGAACTGACGGTAATACTTAAATAGTGTATTTCTCTTCCTCAAAACTAAGTTAGCGGCTGCTAGCTTAGAACCATTTCGTGGAGATGCTGAATGTGGGTCGTTAATGTTATTTTAATTTTTACGGCGATCGCTGTTATGGGTTGGCTGCTTTGGAGTTATGGCGGGGAACTGATTAAAGCCCTAGGTATTTTCTTCACGGGAGGCCAATCTGTCCTGTTTGCCCTGGGCGTTCTCCTGGTTGAAGCGGTCAAAGCTGCGGTTATTTCCGCTGTGGTTGGTGCGGCGTTTTATGGAATTTTTTATGTAGCTCGTGCTCCACAAGCTACTACGAAATCAGCAGCAATCAGCGTTGCGGTTTTGGCCTTTGCCTTGCTCATGCTCAAAGCTTTGTGGGAAAACTTGAATAACTTGCGTTGGAGTATCCGCAACGAAATTCGCAATCGCTATCGCAAACGGTAATTTAATTCTTAAAAAGTTTGGAGGTATTCCCTGTTGATTGACGATAGCCCCGTCCTCATTTCAGCCCCAGTCAGCAAGCTCAGGGCGGGGCGGCTGTTCATTCAACCTTCTTCCTGTCTCTCGGTCGGGGTTCCTGGAGACGAATTAAATAAAGCATCTAAGCGTTCACGGGCGTCGTCAACCGACATGGAACGCATCACCAGCAGAGGTTCATTGATGGGATTGCCGGTTTCATCTAATAGTTCCGGATGTGGCACACTCTTATATCGAGAACGAGAAGCCATGAGGGGCGATTGACCCCAATCTGTAGATGACCCTCCTGGAGGTGAATAACGGCGTTGGGAATCCATACTCACGGTGAATAGGCTGCGAAGTAAATTCCCAATCGCCAAAAACGCTATAACTGTAAAGGCTACAAGATAAAGCAGGTGTAACATAGTTTTGTCCTCCAAACTAAATAGTTTTCCTGTAAAGCTCTTGACTAGATAGTGGATAAGAAATGATTTTTTTAATCAGTAGTTAGTTCAGCTTATCACTGGTCAGCTAGATTTTTGCTCAATCCTGGGGATCAAGGTTGGCTCTCATCTGCAATATCCTTGGGGGCTGGGGTGAGGCGGCTAGCGCGCCACTGCGTTCCCACTTGCCAGCACTCACTCACCAACCGATGCCAGGGTAGCAGTGTCGCCGTTTCAATGCCCACTTGACCATCGGTAGCTTGAAAGAGCATCTGAGCTGTACTCACCTCCTGCTGAGCTGTTCTGACTCGTGTCAGCAGATCGGCTTGTTGCTCCTCACTCAAAAAGGGCAAATCTTCAGTTTCTAATAACGAGCGCGATCGCGAAAACCAATATTGGAAATCTTCTAATAGAGGCTGCAATACCGACTTCAGTAATTCCTGTTCGGATGGCTGAGATTGATGCATAAATTTAACAAAGTTTTTCATGTAAATCTTATCTTAACGCTCTTTACATTTCTTCACAACTTAAGACAGATTCCTTGAGACTACCGGTAAGCGCCATTGGAAAAGTAAGCTCTGTATCATAGAGGCAGAGAGAAGTAATCAATTTTTTAAAGACAGAAAAGCTATTCAATGGAACAGTCACCCATGCCCAACTTAGAAGCTCCAGAGCAGCCTGGAAAAATTCATCTGCCCCGCACCAGCGAATCCGACTCCTTAAAAAAGATTCGCCACACAGCCTCCCATATCATGGCGATGGCGGTGCAGAAGCTCTTTCCCAAGGCACAGGTGACGATCGGGCCCTGGATTGAGAATGGCTTTTATTACGACTTCGATATCCCAGAATCGTTTACCGAGCAAGACCTGAAGGCGATCAAAAAAGAGATGATTAAAATCATCAATCGTAAGTTGCCGGTGATTCGGGAAGAAGTCAGTCGCGAGGAGGCTCGACGTCGCATTCAGGAAATTAATGAGCCTTACAAGCTAGAAATCCTCGAAGGACTTGCAGAACCGATTACGATTTATCACTTAGGTGAGCAGTGGTGGGATTTATGTGCTGGCCCCCATTTAGAGAATACCCAAGAGTTGCACCCAAAGGCGATCGACTTAGAAAGTGTGGCGGGAGCTTACTGGCGAGGGGATGCCACCAAAGCCCAGTTGCAGCGAATTTATGGTACCGCTTGGGAAACTCCAGAGCAGTTAACAGAATATAAGCGCCGTAAAGAAGAAGCCCTCAAACGCGATCACCGCAAACTGGGTAAAGAACTGGGACTGTTTATCTTCTCCGATCAGGTGGGGCCGGGATTACCCCTGTGGACGCCCAAAGGAACCGTACTCCGCAGTCTCTTGGAAGACTTCCTGAAGCAAGAACAGCTTAAACGGGGCTATCAGCAAGTCGTGACACCCCATATCGGCAGAGTTGATCTGTTTAAAACCTCTGGACACTGGCAAAAATACAAAGAAGACTTGTTCCCGATGATGGGGGAGTCGGAAGATGAGGGGTTTGTCCTCAAGGCGATGAATTGCCCCTTCCACATCCAAATTTATAAGAATGAGTTGCGCTCTTACCGAGAACTGCCGATGCGCCTCGCTGAATTTGGTACGGTTTATCGCTATGAGCAATCGGGGGAACTGGGGGGCTTAACACGGGTACGAGGATTCACTCAGGATGACTCCCATTTGTTTGTCATGCCAGAACAGTTGGATGCGGAATTTTTGAGTGTGGTGGATTTAACCTTGTCCGTGTTCAGGACATTAAAGCTATCTAATTTTAGAGCGCGTTTAAGTTTCCGCGACCCGAATTCGGATAAGTATATTGGCTCAGATGAGGCGTGGAACAAGGCAGAAAATGCCATCCGCCGTGCTGTAGAAACCTTGGGGATGGAGCACTTTGAAGGCATCGGGGAAGCGGCTTTCTATGGGCCAAAACTCGATTTCATCTTCCGGGATGCTCTCGATCGCGAATGGCAACTGGGTACGGTTCAAGTGGATTACAACCTGCCAGAGCGCTTTGATTTAGAGTATGTTGCCGAAGATGGGACTCGCAAACGTCCGGTGATGATTCACCGTGCACCTTTTGGTTCATTAGAACGACTGATTGGGATTTTAATTGAGGAGTATGCCGGTGATTTCCCCTTCTGGTTAGCGCCGGTGCAGGTGCGAATTGTCCAAGTGAGTGATGCCTACTTGCCCTATGCCAAAGACGTGGTGAGCAAGATGCGAAGCGTGGGGATTCGTGCTGAAGTCGATACAAGTGGCGATCGCTTGCCCAAGCAAATTCGCAATGCAGAGAAGGATAAAATCCCGGTGATGGCTGTCGTGGGTGAGAAGGAAGTCGAGTCGAATACCCTCAGTATTCGTGTCCGTGGCGCAGGGGGGCAATCTAAGGATTTAGGGGCTATCTCTGTTGTTGAGGTGATGCAGAGAATGCAAGAGGCTATGGCTGGGCACAGCAACTTTTAAAGGAACAAGGAAACCTGTGTTGGGCTTGTTTGTTTTGCAGGTTTTGGGACTGTCAACGTTCCAATTACTGAAGTCGAGTACTGACTACAGATAGAGGAGGCAAGAACTGGATATTGAGTATTTTTGTAAAGTACTTATGAATAGTACTATTGCTCCTTCTTGACCCTTCACAAGCTCTAGCTACGCGTGCTAGGGCTTTTTATTTGAGAAGTTAAAATTAAAGATCACACTCAAGACATATACCGAAAGCTATAGGGGGCGTTCTATCCTCTGTTTAATGGCTCAAAATGTGTAACAGCTAAAAACATGCGGGTGGTAGAACAGCCAAAGACCAAAAAGCTGGTGCGTGATCGACGGCAGAAGTTGGCTGTTTCTGTCGGGGTTGGTTTCTAGGTAGAGTGGGAGAAGCCAAGGCTTGGTCTAAGTTTGAGGCGTCAGGATTTGTGAGTCGAGTATTTCCCAGATGAAGAATGAGTGGCTGGCGATCGCTCCTCAGGGGAGGAGCGAGGAGAACAAAAGATGTTGAAAGTAATCCGTTCCCAACAGCATCCCTATGCGATCGCGTTCTTGGCTTGTGCGATCGCACTCGGACTGACTTGGCTGCTCGAACCCCTCATGTCACCGACTTTTTTCGCCCTGTTTTATCCTGCGGTGATGGTTAGCTCCCTATATGGAGGTTTGCAATCAGGACTGCTATCCATCCTGTTGGCGGGATTAGTCACCAAATACTTCTTCCTGCCACCCTTACATTCCCTGACCTTTACCAGCGCCAATACTCTGTTCCGGTTTACTGTCCTCTTACTGGTGGCGCTGATGATCACTTTGTTGAGTACGGCGCTTCGCACGGCAAAGCAACGCATGGAGCAGAGCCTGTCGAGACTACGCCGCAGCGAGGAGCAATACCGCCTGATTGTCGAGACGACCAACGAAGGCGTTTGGTTGGTTGATGCACAAGCACAGACAACTTATGTTAATGCCCAGATGGCTCAACTACTGGGCTACAGTATTGAGGAAATGCTGGGACGTTCCGCCTTCGACTATATATACGAGGAAGACTGGGCGGAAGCGGAACGTTTGATGGAGCGACGTAGGCAGGGGATCTCGGAACAAGTTGACTTTTGTCTACGTTGCAAAGACGGCTCCCCCATCTGGGTTCACTGCAATGTAAACTCCATGATCAGTGATAACGGTGAATGTTTCGGTATGCTGGCGATGGTGACGGATGTGACCGAGCGCAAGCGCACTGAAAAGCGCCAACGAATACAGTCTGCGGTGACTCGTGTCCTCTCCGAAGCCACCATCCTATCCGATGCCGTACCCACAATCCTGCAATCTTTGTGTGAAAGTTTGGGATGGCAAGTGGGTATGATTTGGAGCCTAGACCGTCAGGCAAATGTGCTGCGTTTCGTGGAGAGTTGGCATACACCCACGATCAATGTGGCAGAGTTCACACAAGCCAATCAACAGGCAACATTTGCCCCTGGAATCGGTTTACCCGGTCGCATTTGGGCGACTCGTCAACCCACCTGGATTTCTCATCTCGTTGAAGATAACAACTTTCCTAGGGTCGAATTGGCGGCTAAAGCTGGATTACAGGGGGCATTAGGGTTTCCCATCCGGTTGGAGAACGAAATTTTAGGGGTGATTGAGTGCTTCAGCGACAGTATTCAGGAGCCTGATCCAGAGTTGCTCCAGATGATGATGAGTATTGGTAGCCAGATGGGTCAGTTTATGGAGCGTAAACGTTCCGAGGAGGCACTCGCTGAAAACCAAAAGTTGTTTTTGAGCTTCATGAATAACATCCCTGGAACCGCCTTCATCAAAGATGAGCAAGGGCGTTACCTCTATGCCAACCCAGTCGCAGAGAAACTCGTCAATTGCCAGCGACAGGAACTAATCGGAAAGACCGATTTCGATATTTTGCCCGCCGAAGTGGCACAGCAGATCCGAGAGAACGATAGGGCGGTTATCGCCGCAGACCAACCCAAAGAAATCGTTGAAGCCTTACCCCAGGAGGATGGCATACATTATTTGCTGTCCTTAAAGTTTCCCTTCAAAGATGCCTCTGGGAAGCAGAGGGTTGCAGGCATGTCATTTGATATCAGCGATCGCCAACGAGCGGAGGAAAAAATCGCAGCACTCAACAAAGACTTAAATCGCCGTGTCAATGAGCTGCAAACGTTGCTGGATGTAATCCCGATTGGGATTGGGATTGCCCTAGAGCCGGACTGTCGGGATATTCAAATTAACCCGGCTTTCTCTCGGTGGTTGAATGTACCGCCCCAAGTCAATGCCTCTACCAGCCAACCCAACGCCGAACAACTTCCCCATCGAGTGTATCGCCAGGGTCGAGAACTTCCTCCCCAGGAGCAACCGATCCAATATGCAGCCGCTCATGGTGTAAATGTTCGGAATGTAGAGCTTGAGATTGTGCGTGATGACGGCACAGTCCTACATCTGTTGGCGAATGCGGCTCCCTTATTGGATGAAGAAGGCCAGGTTCGAGGCTGCGTCGGGGCATTTCTCGATATCAGCGAGCGCAAACAAGCGGAAGAATCTCTACGTGCTAGTGAGAATTTGTATCGTACCTTAAGCGAAGCGGTACCGAACTTTATTTGGTCTTGCGATGCTCAAGGTCAACTCGACTTCGTCAACTCGCGCTGGTTAGAGTACGCTGGGGTGACCGTTGAGGAAATGAATGCAGGGGGTTTTGAGCAGGTTTCTCACCCAGAGGATTTATCTGGAGCAATGCAACGATGGAACCTAGCGATACACAAGGGAGAACCCTTTGAAGCCGAGTGTCGATATCGGAGCAAAGATGGCGTGTATCGATGGTTTATGGTTCGTGCCATACCCCTAAAAGATGCACAAGAAAACATACTCAAATGGATTGGCGTCACGACAGACATCCACGAGCGCAAACAGACCGAAGAGGCACTCAGCCAGAGCGAAGAACGACTGCGTGTCGCCCTGAAAAACTCACCCATCAGTGTATTTAACCAAGACCGAGAGTTACGCTATACCTGGAAATATGGCTCCGATTTTGAGGACGAGTCTGAAGATATACTCGGTAAATACGATATCGACTTACTCACTCGCGCTGACGCCGAGATTCTCACCCAAATCAAACGCCAAGTCCTGGAAACGGGCATGGGCACTCGTCAAGAGGTCAAGATTAGCCTACATGGGCAAGACTGGTATTATGACCTGACCGTCGAGCCTTTGCGGGATACCAACAACCAAGTCATCGGTGTAACTTGTGCTGCGTTCGACATTTCAGAGCGCAAGCAGGCGGAGATGGAGCTGCAAAAGAGTGAAACCGTACTCCATGCCTTTCTGGCTAGTTCGCCCATTGGTCTGGCTTTTTTGGATCGCGACCTGCATTACATCCATGCCAATGAGGCGCTTGCCACCATTAACGGTATACCGTTGAGCGGACACTTGGGTCGCACCCTATGGGACGTTCTGCCCGGATGGGCAGCCCAACTCGCACCGATCTTGCAAAGAGTAATGCAGACTCAAGAGCCTTTGTTAAACCAGGAACTCAGTGGCGAAATCAATTTACCTGGAGTTCACCGACATTGCTTAGTGAGCTACTATCCTGTCTGTTTACCCGATGGTCAGGTATTGGGCGTTGGCGTTACCTCCATGGATGTCACTGAACTCAAGCGGGCTGAGCAGGCATTGCGAGAGAGTGAGTCGCTGTTTCGTCGCATGGCAGATGGTGCTCCGGTGTTTATCTGGATGTCCGGCTTAGATGGGCATTGTACCTATTTCAATCAGCCTTGGTTGGACTTTGTGGGGCAAACGTTGGAGGAGGCTTTAACCCTGGGCTGGCTCGATGGTATGCATCCTGACGATAAAGAGTATTGTTTAGAAACTTATCTATCAGCATTTAACGCCCGCCAGCGCTTCCAGGTTGAGTATCGCCACCGACGTCAAGATGGTGAATATCGTTGGCTGTTGGATGAGGGAGTGCCTCTATTTAATGAAGATGGCAGATTTGCGGGTTACATTGGCTCTGGCATTGATATTACGGAGCGCCGACAAACTGAGCAAGCACAGCAATATCTGGCAGAAGCGAGCCGAGTTCTCTCTAGTTCACTCGATTATCAAACAACCCTAGCGAGTATTGCTCAACTGACGGTTCCTGAGTTAGCGGACTGGTGTACTGTCCACTTGATTGAAGAAGATGGCTCCGTACAACCGCTCGTAACGGCTCACGTCAATCCAGCCAAAATAGCATGGGCAAACCAAATCAATCAACAATATCCTTTTGATCCCAATGACGTGCGTGGTGTAGCTCAGGTCTTACGCACAGGGCAATCCGAACTCTACCCTGATATTCCCGACTCTCTTTTGGTGGAAGCCGCCCGTGATCAGGAACACTTGCAAATTCTCCGGGAGGTCGGCTTCAAGTCCGTGATGATCGTGCCCTTGTTAACTCGTGGACGAACCATCGGCACAATCTCTTTTGTGGCGGCTGAATCCGGGCGTCAATATGACTCAACGGATCTGGCGCTAGCCGAGGAACTGGCGCGTCGTGCCGCTCTAGCGGTAGAGAATGCCCGACTCTACCAACAAGCGCAGCAGGCACGCCAGACGGCTGAACAAGCGGCTGATGTCACAGCGCGTCTCCAATCCGTCACCGCTGCTTTCTCGGAAGCCCTCACTCTGGCTCAAGTCGCTGAAGTCGTTATGAATCAAGGCATGGCGGCTCTGGGGGCTAGCTCTGGTTTTGTGGCGCTGCTCACGGACAACGAGACGTCTCTGGAAATTGTGAAAAGTGTGGGCTTGCCTGACAATGTCATTGACGATTGGAAGTATTTTTCGGTTACTGCTCCCGTGCCCATGGCAGAACTGGTGCGGACGGGAAAACCGATTTTCCTGGAGAGTATTGCAGCTTGTGCCAGCCAGTATCCGATTCTGACTCGTGTCGCCAACTGCACAGGATATGAAGCTTTCGCTTGCCTCCCCTTGACCGTGGAGGGACGGATGTTAGGGGGAATGAGTTTTAGTTTTGCCTTGGCGACCTCTTTTAGTCCAGAAGACCGTGCCTTTATGTTGACATTAGGACACTTGTGTGGTCAGGCTATCGCACGGGCGCGCCTCTATGAAGCGGAACAACGAGCCAGGACAGAGGCTGAAGCGGCGAATCGGATTAAGGATGAATTTCTGGCAATCCTCTCTCATGAGTTGCGATCGCCCCTGAACCCCATCCTAGGCTGGACAAGGCTACTGAGGTCACGTAAGTTTGATGAGAAAGCCACGGATCGCGCCTTGGAAATCATTGAGCGCAATGCGAAGTTACAGACCCAACTCATTGAAGATTTGTTGGATGTCTCTCGGATTTTGCGCGGGAAATTGGTCTTGAATGTGAGTCCCGTCAATTTGGTCACCACCATTGAAGCGGCGCTGGAAACGGTGCGATTAGCCGCCCAAACCAAGGAAATTCAAATTCAAACCCTGTTCGAGGCGAATGTGGGGCAGGTTTCCGGGGATGCCAATCGATTACAGCAAGTGGTTTGGAATCTGCTCTCCAACGCGATTAAATTTACACCGTCCGGGGGACGGGTGGAAGTGCGCCTGGAGCAAGTTGGCTCACAGGTGCAAATCCATGTTCGGGATACAGGCAAAGGCATTAGTCCAGAGTTTTTGCCCTATGTATTTGAGTACTTCCGCCAAGAGAATAGCAGCACCACCCGACAGTTTGGCGGACTGGGGTTAGGACTTGCGATCGTTCGCTATCTTACCGAATTACATGGTGGGTCTGTCCATGCCGAAAGTGCAGGAGAGGGGTTAGGGTCAACCTTTACGGTGACGCTACCCTTGATGGGGAAGGCAGTGGAAGTCGATCAGGAACCAATGCCATCACACGATGCGGCTGACCTTGATGGATTGCGGATCTTAGTGGTGGATGATGAAACGGATATCCGAGAATTGGTGGCCTTTATATTACAGCAGTCGGGAGCCGCCGTGACGGTTGCGGCATCTGCCGAAGAGGCTCTCGCTGCCTGGAATCAGTCCGTGCCCGATGTTTTGCTCTCGGATATTGGGATGCCGGATGTCGATGGTTATATGCTGATGCGTCAGGTGAGGACGTTTTCAGTCCAACAGGGAGGGCAAATTCCCGCGATCGCGCTAACGGCCTATGCGGGAGAATATAATCAGCAGCAGGCATTCCAAGCTGGGTTTCAACTTCACATTGCTAAACCTGTGGAACCCGAAGAACTGGTCAGAGCGATCGCACATTTGGTGAGACGTAGTTCACCTTGATTTCATAATTGACAAATAAGTTAAATTGTGATATACCCTAATGCACCGCTCACCTTACTCATTCAGCGCTTGAGCCAAATCTTCGATCAAATCGTCTGGATGTTCAAGACCCACCGAAACACGCAACAAATTCTCTGGGGTTTTTGTGCCCACACCTTCTATCGAGGCCCGATGTTCGATTAAACTTTCTACACCGCCTAAGCTGGTTGCCCTCGTAAACAGCTTCACCTTTGCCACAACGGCGAAAGCCTCCTCCCGTCCTCCTTGCACTTGAAATGACAGCATTCCCCCAAACAGTGGCATCTGTTGCTGAGCAATCTCATGTCCTGGATGATGTTGCAGTCCCGGATAATGCACCGCCTCAACTTGGGGGTGTTCACTCAAAAACCTTGCCACTTTCAGCGCATTTTCCGAGTGGCCTCTCATGCGGTAGGGTAAGGTTTGAATCCCGCGCAAGACGAGCCAAGCATCGAAGGGAGACGCTACCGCACCACCAAGAGTTTGAATGCTCCGAATTCTTTGAAAAAAATCATCTGCCACCTTGGTAATGGCGACACCTCCCATGACATCACTATGCCCACTCAGATATTTGG of Microcoleus sp. AS-A8 contains these proteins:
- the thrB gene encoding homoserine kinase, which codes for MSLVSSVSVTVPATTSNLGPGFDCIGAALTLYNQFKFTRLDAGGEVSGATPRITVTGAEQERVITDENNLVYQSLIQFYQHLGQTPPPVTIEIELGVPLARGLGSSATAIVAGLVAANQLAGEPLEQMEVMQLAIAMEGHPDNAVPAFLGGCCLAAEGKEAMKEWEICDIPWHSNLVPVVAIPDFELSTAQARRVLPSDYSRADAIFNTAHLGLLLRGLETGRGDWLQVALHDRIHQPYRKALIPGYDAVQYAALAAGAYGMVISGAGPTLLAVVDIESAPTVATAMAAAWKEEGIAAQVRSLSLDTQGVRIITNA
- a CDS encoding sodium:proton antiporter, yielding MNIYILDLLVIGLLLLGVTLGSGWISRLPLSYALIYLVVGISLGPYGVKLIQLRPDAEFLERLTELVVIISVFGCGLKMNRPLKFWAWQTTARLIGFLMPISIFALAAICHWVLGFDWGAAVLLGAILAPTDPVLASEVQLANVEDKDELRFGLTSEGGLNDALAFPFVYFGVFWLKDSNWDNWFKQWVAIDLVWAIAAGIVMGILVAKAVVWIDQQVQRFREVDNLMEDFVALSTILLTYSLTELVNGYGFLAVFVAGVTVQASYYHNPKKRIAQLEFTERVEKLLEVGTILILGSLLLIAPMIKYAGEALLVAGLVLFVIRPVGVWISMLGSRIPPPTRWLFGWFGIRGVGSLYYLTYVFGKGLEGELGERIAWITYITIVISVILHGISATPLINWYERHIKGTSQDVSPDSPPDQL
- a CDS encoding DUF2973 domain-containing protein, translating into MLHLLYLVAFTVIAFLAIGNLLRSLFTVSMDSQRRYSPPGGSSTDWGQSPLMASRSRYKSVPHPELLDETGNPINEPLLVMRSMSVDDARERLDALFNSSPGTPTERQEEG
- a CDS encoding DUF2605 domain-containing protein gives rise to the protein MHQSQPSEQELLKSVLQPLLEDFQYWFSRSRSLLETEDLPFLSEEQQADLLTRVRTAQQEVSTAQMLFQATDGQVGIETATLLPWHRLVSECWQVGTQWRASRLTPAPKDIADESQP
- the thrS gene encoding threonine--tRNA ligase, producing the protein MEQSPMPNLEAPEQPGKIHLPRTSESDSLKKIRHTASHIMAMAVQKLFPKAQVTIGPWIENGFYYDFDIPESFTEQDLKAIKKEMIKIINRKLPVIREEVSREEARRRIQEINEPYKLEILEGLAEPITIYHLGEQWWDLCAGPHLENTQELHPKAIDLESVAGAYWRGDATKAQLQRIYGTAWETPEQLTEYKRRKEEALKRDHRKLGKELGLFIFSDQVGPGLPLWTPKGTVLRSLLEDFLKQEQLKRGYQQVVTPHIGRVDLFKTSGHWQKYKEDLFPMMGESEDEGFVLKAMNCPFHIQIYKNELRSYRELPMRLAEFGTVYRYEQSGELGGLTRVRGFTQDDSHLFVMPEQLDAEFLSVVDLTLSVFRTLKLSNFRARLSFRDPNSDKYIGSDEAWNKAENAIRRAVETLGMEHFEGIGEAAFYGPKLDFIFRDALDREWQLGTVQVDYNLPERFDLEYVAEDGTRKRPVMIHRAPFGSLERLIGILIEEYAGDFPFWLAPVQVRIVQVSDAYLPYAKDVVSKMRSVGIRAEVDTSGDRLPKQIRNAEKDKIPVMAVVGEKEVESNTLSIRVRGAGGQSKDLGAISVVEVMQRMQEAMAGHSNF